The Pseudarthrobacter sulfonivorans genome includes a window with the following:
- a CDS encoding pyridoxal phosphate-dependent decarboxylase family protein gives MYVDENRVGETLPGQDFGSRVELALAATNHLFNTRNSTRYVAQVLQGVNAVATKIDRTTRPFTGVGPDEMKARIGAVDLDQPLPDTAAALEELETVYLRDAIYFHDAKYAAHLNCPVVIPALVGEAILSAVNSSMDTWDQSAGATMIERRLIDWSAERLQLGAAADGVFTSGGSQSNLQALLIARNHAVAGLRQEPANAGLRLPALMEKLRIFTSADSHFSIQKSASMLGMGFDAVISVPCAADHKMDPAALAEAMAETHDAGLVPMAVVATAGTTDFGAVDPLADLAALTRAYGAWFHVDAAYGGGLMVSGRYRHLLDGTRLADSVTVDFHKTFFQPVSSSALLVRDRAMLQHVTYYADYLNPESAALAEIPNQVDKSIQTTRRFDALKLWLTLRIMGADAIGALFDEAIDLAARVGSVLAADDDFELAAAPQLSTLVFRYRPRVPGTAAALAGVGFADVGLTDAHGRLSEDAADTLNPAIRAAVFASGQAVVAGTKVAGRHYLKFTLLNAEATLEDISEIIELLRRTGVQLLASDSASASTSEVSA, from the coding sequence ATGTACGTGGATGAAAATCGGGTGGGCGAAACCCTGCCCGGGCAGGATTTCGGCTCCCGCGTGGAGCTGGCCCTCGCTGCCACCAACCATCTGTTCAACACCAGGAACTCCACCCGGTACGTGGCGCAGGTGCTGCAGGGCGTCAACGCCGTGGCCACCAAAATCGACCGCACCACCCGGCCCTTTACCGGCGTCGGGCCCGACGAAATGAAGGCGCGCATCGGCGCCGTTGACCTGGACCAGCCGCTCCCGGACACCGCCGCGGCCCTGGAGGAGCTGGAGACCGTCTACCTCCGGGACGCCATCTACTTCCACGATGCGAAGTACGCGGCACACCTGAACTGCCCGGTGGTGATCCCGGCGCTGGTAGGGGAGGCCATCCTGTCCGCGGTGAACTCCTCGATGGACACCTGGGACCAGAGCGCCGGGGCCACCATGATCGAACGCCGGCTCATCGACTGGAGCGCGGAACGGCTGCAGCTGGGGGCGGCAGCCGACGGCGTGTTCACCTCCGGCGGCAGCCAGTCCAACCTGCAGGCGCTGCTGATCGCGCGCAACCACGCCGTTGCCGGGCTGCGGCAGGAGCCGGCCAACGCTGGACTCCGGCTGCCCGCTCTGATGGAAAAGCTCCGGATTTTCACGTCAGCAGACAGCCACTTCAGCATCCAGAAGTCCGCGTCCATGCTGGGCATGGGTTTCGACGCCGTCATCTCCGTCCCGTGCGCGGCGGACCACAAGATGGACCCAGCTGCGCTCGCTGAGGCCATGGCGGAAACGCACGACGCCGGGCTGGTGCCGATGGCGGTTGTGGCCACCGCCGGGACCACCGATTTCGGTGCGGTGGACCCGCTCGCGGACCTCGCCGCCCTGACCCGCGCCTACGGTGCCTGGTTCCACGTTGATGCGGCTTACGGCGGCGGGCTGATGGTTTCCGGCCGCTACCGCCACCTGCTGGACGGGACCCGCCTGGCAGACTCCGTCACCGTGGACTTCCACAAAACGTTCTTCCAGCCCGTCAGCTCCAGCGCCCTGCTGGTCCGCGACCGCGCCATGCTCCAGCACGTCACCTACTACGCCGACTACCTGAACCCGGAAAGCGCCGCCCTGGCCGAGATCCCCAACCAGGTGGACAAAAGCATCCAGACCACCCGGCGGTTTGACGCGCTCAAGCTGTGGCTGACCCTGCGCATCATGGGCGCGGATGCCATTGGCGCCCTGTTTGATGAAGCGATCGATCTCGCCGCCCGGGTGGGATCAGTGCTGGCTGCCGACGACGACTTTGAGCTCGCCGCCGCTCCGCAGCTCAGCACACTGGTCTTCCGGTACCGGCCCCGTGTGCCCGGAACTGCCGCTGCCCTTGCCGGCGTCGGTTTTGCCGATGTCGGCCTCACCGACGCTCACGGCCGGCTTTCCGAGGATGCGGCCGACACGCTCAACCCGGCCATCCGCGCAGCGGTTTTCGCGTCCGGGCAGGCCGTCGTGGCCGGCACGAAGGTGGCCGGCAGGCACTATCTGAAGTTCACGCTCCTCAACGCCGAAGCAACCCTGGAGGACATCAGCGAGATCATCGAGCTGCTGCGCCGCACCGGCGTGCAGCTGCTGGCCAGCGACAGTGCCAGCGCCAGCACCAGCGAGGTGTCCGCATGA
- a CDS encoding GNAT family N-acetyltransferase has product MTENMISTEDKFSPDVSLSRDDEHHRYELRVGGKVAVQSFFRDLPGHVDFLHTDTVEDFKGQGLGKVLAHFALDDVVASGKRIIPHCPFIAGYLRAHEGYEQHIDWPDN; this is encoded by the coding sequence ATGACTGAGAACATGATTTCCACAGAGGACAAGTTCAGCCCCGACGTCTCGCTGTCCAGAGATGACGAGCATCACCGCTACGAGCTGCGGGTGGGCGGAAAGGTCGCCGTCCAGTCCTTCTTCCGGGACCTGCCCGGACACGTGGATTTCCTCCACACCGACACCGTCGAGGACTTCAAGGGCCAGGGCCTGGGCAAGGTGCTGGCTCACTTCGCGCTCGACGACGTGGTGGCTTCGGGTAAACGGATCATCCCGCATTGCCCGTTCATTGCCGGCTACCTCCGTGCCCACGAGGGCTACGAACAGCACATCGACTGGCCGGACAACTAG
- a CDS encoding acyltransferase family protein gives MSGVKEPGPAPHGEQAVQRDLVIDLVRFVCLALVVVGHCMMVSPVLQGDGTVTSENTLGEQPWFVPVIWIFMVMPLFFVTGGTTGLQSWQRLKARGGTGIEFAQARLLRLVRPAAALLAVMFLGFSAALLLGVDPQVVQLMATGAGMPLWFLAAYLAAQLNIPLLARFHERAPWLTMTVLAALVVAVDCFRGALPMLAYANLVFLWCAVQQLGFLMADGYFARLTRSGLVGLMLAANLVLGLVTGLGLYSGNMLVNLNPPNLCLLLLGVSQAAALQLFRPGLGWVSGVRWIRAVVMVAGSRSMTVYLWHLPLLAAMSGLLLLTDFPKPAAGTAEWWWARPLVLLGVVALLLPVLAAFGHLEERPTASVHTRGRPAAAVVTAAVVVFIPVADAALNGLTLGLLGGGAACFVLAVLLLGRMPERVPGDVGAERAAHDGSQSDGPLPAGPSSANVEP, from the coding sequence GTGAGTGGTGTGAAGGAGCCGGGGCCGGCCCCGCATGGTGAACAGGCGGTCCAGCGCGACCTCGTGATCGACCTTGTCCGGTTCGTCTGCCTGGCCCTGGTGGTGGTGGGCCACTGCATGATGGTCAGCCCCGTCCTGCAAGGGGACGGCACCGTGACCTCGGAAAATACGCTGGGCGAGCAGCCCTGGTTTGTGCCCGTCATCTGGATCTTTATGGTGATGCCGCTGTTCTTCGTAACCGGCGGCACCACCGGGCTGCAGTCGTGGCAGCGGCTGAAGGCCCGCGGCGGCACCGGCATAGAGTTTGCCCAGGCCCGGCTGCTGCGGCTGGTCCGCCCGGCGGCGGCACTCCTGGCGGTGATGTTCCTGGGTTTTTCGGCGGCGCTCCTGCTCGGCGTGGACCCCCAGGTGGTCCAGTTGATGGCCACCGGGGCCGGCATGCCCCTGTGGTTCCTCGCCGCCTACCTGGCAGCCCAGCTCAACATCCCGCTCCTGGCCCGGTTCCACGAGCGCGCGCCCTGGCTGACCATGACCGTCCTGGCCGCACTCGTGGTGGCCGTCGACTGCTTCCGCGGAGCCCTGCCCATGCTCGCCTACGCAAATCTTGTTTTCCTGTGGTGCGCCGTGCAGCAGCTTGGTTTCCTGATGGCCGACGGTTACTTCGCCAGGCTCACGCGCTCCGGCCTGGTGGGGCTCATGCTGGCAGCCAACCTGGTGCTCGGGCTGGTCACCGGCCTGGGTCTCTACTCCGGAAATATGCTGGTCAACCTCAACCCGCCCAACCTCTGCCTGCTGCTCCTGGGCGTGTCCCAGGCTGCCGCGCTCCAGCTTTTCCGGCCGGGGCTCGGCTGGGTTTCCGGGGTGCGCTGGATCCGCGCGGTGGTCATGGTTGCCGGCAGCCGCTCCATGACCGTGTACCTGTGGCACCTGCCGTTGCTCGCGGCCATGTCCGGGCTCCTGCTCCTCACCGACTTCCCCAAGCCCGCGGCAGGCACCGCCGAATGGTGGTGGGCGCGGCCGCTGGTCCTCCTGGGGGTTGTGGCCCTCCTGCTCCCGGTGCTGGCCGCGTTCGGCCACCTTGAGGAACGTCCGACGGCGTCTGTCCACACCCGCGGCCGGCCCGCCGCCGCGGTGGTGACGGCCGCCGTCGTCGTCTTCATTCCGGTGGCGGACGCTGCCCTCAACGGCCTGACGCTGGGCCTGCTCGGAGGCGGCGCAGCATGCTTTGTGTTGGCCGTCCTGCTGCTGGGCCGGATGCCCGAACGTGTCCCCGGCGATGTCGGTGCCGAACGCGCCGCCCACGATGGCAGCCAGTCTGACGGGCCATTGCCAGCGGGGCCAAGTAGTGCCAATGTCGAACCATGA
- a CDS encoding DUF1304 domain-containing protein — protein MILASLLFAFLAAALHVYIFTMESLTWTTPATWKRFGLASQADAETTKPLAYNQGFYNLFLAIGGFIGVGCVALGPDGSAQHVVGWTLILSCCGSMLLAAAVLALSGKKYLRAAVLQGTTPLLAVVLGLLAVAG, from the coding sequence ATGATCCTGGCCTCCCTGCTTTTTGCCTTCCTCGCCGCCGCGCTCCACGTGTACATCTTCACCATGGAATCCCTCACCTGGACCACGCCGGCCACGTGGAAGCGCTTCGGCCTCGCCTCCCAGGCCGACGCCGAGACCACCAAACCCCTCGCCTACAACCAGGGTTTCTACAACCTGTTCCTGGCCATCGGCGGGTTTATCGGGGTGGGCTGCGTGGCGCTTGGCCCTGACGGTTCGGCGCAGCACGTGGTGGGCTGGACGCTGATCTTGAGCTGCTGCGGCTCCATGCTGCTAGCCGCAGCGGTGCTGGCGCTTAGCGGGAAGAAGTACCTCCGCGCCGCGGTTCTGCAAGGCACGACGCCGTTGCTCGCCGTCGTGCTTGGGTTGCTGGCCGTTGCTGGCTGA
- a CDS encoding class II fructose-bisphosphate aldolase: MRTGLDHLVTSALQQGSAVPAFTCYDFTTALAVVGAAENAGHGVILLVAPRTAATPNGLRLIAALRGLADSASVPVAVQLDHAVDLQVMVDAVAAGADSVLADGSSLPYEDNIALVRAARAALGAGVVLEAELGGLAGDEDRAFGADEAGVAVAGLTDSAQVEDFVARTGAELLAVAVGNVHGKYKGEPQLRWDVLQDIAVRTHIPLVLHGASGIPAGELVKASAMNVGKVNFNTELRTGVLSTLQEQLPAHRADGENLQGLLGHWNTSAREFATSALGMLTR; encoded by the coding sequence ATGCGCACCGGACTCGACCACCTGGTCACCTCCGCCCTGCAGCAGGGCTCCGCCGTCCCGGCATTCACCTGCTACGACTTCACCACCGCCCTGGCTGTTGTGGGCGCGGCCGAAAACGCCGGCCATGGGGTCATCCTGCTGGTTGCACCCAGGACGGCCGCTACGCCCAACGGACTCCGGCTGATCGCCGCGCTCCGCGGTTTGGCGGACAGCGCGTCCGTTCCGGTGGCGGTGCAGCTTGACCACGCGGTTGACCTCCAGGTGATGGTCGACGCCGTCGCCGCGGGGGCGGATTCCGTCCTCGCGGACGGTTCGTCCCTTCCGTATGAGGACAACATCGCGCTGGTCCGGGCGGCCCGCGCCGCCCTGGGTGCCGGCGTCGTGCTTGAAGCGGAACTCGGGGGACTGGCCGGCGACGAAGACCGGGCCTTCGGTGCCGACGAAGCCGGTGTGGCCGTGGCCGGCCTGACGGACTCCGCGCAGGTGGAAGACTTTGTGGCCCGGACCGGTGCGGAACTGCTGGCTGTTGCGGTGGGCAACGTCCATGGCAAGTACAAGGGCGAGCCGCAGCTGCGCTGGGACGTACTGCAGGACATTGCCGTGCGGACCCACATCCCGCTGGTGCTCCACGGCGCGTCCGGCATTCCGGCGGGCGAGCTGGTCAAGGCCTCCGCCATGAACGTGGGCAAAGTGAACTTCAATACCGAGCTCCGCACCGGCGTGCTGTCCACGCTCCAGGAACAGCTTCCGGCGCACCGGGCCGACGGCGAGAACCTCCAGGGCTTGCTGGGCCACTGGAACACCTCGGCCAGGGAATTCGCCACGTCGGCGTTGGGCATGCTCACCCGCTGA
- a CDS encoding GntP family transporter codes for MNPLMNSLMVRAADAPAIKPAVELGTPLLLTIAAIGIAVLLVMIIRFKIQAFVALLTVSIAVAVASQIPLKDVFTVVASGVGGTMGKVALLIALGAVLGRMIEVSGGVQSLAAHFTEKLGAKRVAVALTAVGFLVAIPVFFEVGIIVLVPIVYAFAKIANVHPVKFGLPMAGIMLAIHVAVPPHPGIVAGAGVFGADIGLITLISLLICIPLGFLSYWVASIMNRKEYELLPGVKAQVDEFGSDSLVKVGHQGPGAVGIAPPRPALIIFLIAAPILQILIGTLGTLTIPKDNSWYGLAAFIGNPFFALLVAVGLSFFLLAVRRNWSLKETGEIFEGALPPIASILLVVAAGGVFGEVLRTSGIGAALSQTLDQLGLPVIVLGFVISLALRAAQGSATVAIVTTTGLLTSAVMEGGYSPAQIAVIVIAIGFGSLGLSHVTDAGFWTVVRYYGLTVSDGLKTWTVLTTVLGLAGFLLTYVAWILVGGLGV; via the coding sequence ATGAACCCCCTGATGAACTCACTGATGGTGCGGGCGGCTGACGCCCCCGCCATCAAACCCGCGGTGGAGCTGGGTACTCCGCTGCTGCTTACCATCGCGGCGATCGGCATCGCCGTCCTGCTGGTGATGATCATCCGCTTCAAAATCCAGGCGTTTGTGGCCCTGCTGACCGTGAGCATCGCCGTGGCCGTGGCCTCGCAGATCCCGCTGAAGGACGTCTTCACCGTTGTCGCCAGCGGCGTGGGCGGAACCATGGGCAAGGTGGCCCTGCTCATCGCGCTCGGCGCCGTCCTGGGCCGGATGATCGAGGTTTCCGGCGGCGTCCAGTCGCTCGCGGCGCACTTCACCGAGAAGCTCGGCGCCAAGCGAGTGGCCGTGGCCCTCACCGCCGTCGGCTTCCTGGTGGCCATCCCGGTGTTCTTCGAGGTGGGCATCATTGTGCTCGTCCCGATCGTCTACGCCTTCGCAAAGATCGCCAATGTGCATCCGGTCAAGTTCGGACTTCCCATGGCCGGCATCATGCTCGCCATCCACGTCGCGGTTCCGCCGCACCCGGGCATCGTGGCCGGCGCCGGTGTATTCGGTGCCGACATCGGCCTCATCACCCTGATTTCACTGCTGATCTGCATCCCGCTGGGCTTCCTCTCCTACTGGGTTGCCAGCATCATGAACCGCAAGGAGTACGAGCTCCTCCCCGGCGTCAAGGCCCAAGTGGACGAATTCGGTTCCGACTCGCTGGTCAAGGTTGGCCACCAGGGCCCCGGTGCCGTCGGCATTGCCCCGCCGCGACCGGCCCTGATCATCTTCCTCATCGCCGCGCCCATCCTCCAGATTCTTATAGGCACCCTGGGCACGCTCACCATCCCCAAGGACAACTCCTGGTACGGCCTGGCTGCTTTCATCGGCAACCCGTTCTTCGCCCTCCTGGTGGCCGTTGGCCTGTCCTTCTTCCTCCTGGCGGTCCGCCGCAACTGGTCGCTGAAGGAAACCGGCGAGATCTTCGAAGGCGCCCTGCCTCCCATCGCGTCCATCCTGCTGGTGGTTGCCGCCGGCGGCGTGTTCGGCGAGGTGCTGCGGACCTCCGGAATCGGTGCCGCACTGTCCCAGACGCTGGACCAGCTTGGCCTGCCGGTCATCGTGCTCGGCTTCGTGATCTCCCTCGCCCTGCGTGCGGCCCAGGGGTCGGCCACCGTCGCCATCGTCACCACCACCGGCCTGCTCACCTCCGCCGTGATGGAAGGCGGCTACTCACCGGCACAGATCGCCGTCATCGTGATCGCCATCGGCTTCGGCTCCCTGGGCCTGTCCCACGTGACCGACGCAGGTTTCTGGACCGTGGTGCGCTACTACGGCCTGACCGTGTCCGACGGCCTGAAGACCTGGACCGTCCTGACCACCGTCCTGGGTCTGGCGGGCTTCCTCCTGACCTACGTGGCCTGGATCCTGGTGGGAGGCCTGGGCGTCTGA
- a CDS encoding NAD(P)-dependent oxidoreductase: MSANYKVTVLGLGAMGLPMATRLASQLTVHGFDIAEPRLALAAEAGIHTFSSAREASKGADALLLAVRNGEQLIDVLFGENGVASVLEPGAVVILGSTVGTEAIPATVDRLAEYGVELVDAPLSGGPKRAGEGDLLIVVGASPGAQEKARPVLELLASTLTIVGDKPGDGQALKTVNQLLCGIHIAAAAEAMALADALGLDQAKTLAALEAGAAGSFMLSNRGPRILEAYTEEGAEVLSRLDIFVKDMGIVGKATRAAGLAAPVAAAAEQLYLLGQAQGLAASDDSAVIKVVAPTKRTAS; encoded by the coding sequence ATGTCTGCAAACTACAAAGTCACAGTTCTCGGCCTTGGCGCCATGGGCCTTCCCATGGCCACGCGCCTGGCCAGCCAGCTCACCGTCCACGGCTTCGACATCGCCGAGCCGCGCCTGGCGCTCGCCGCGGAAGCCGGAATCCACACCTTTAGCTCCGCCCGGGAAGCGTCGAAAGGCGCCGACGCCCTGCTCCTCGCCGTCCGTAACGGCGAACAGCTTATCGACGTTCTCTTCGGCGAGAACGGCGTGGCCTCCGTGCTTGAGCCGGGCGCCGTGGTGATCCTCGGCAGCACCGTCGGCACGGAAGCCATTCCCGCCACGGTGGACCGGCTGGCGGAATACGGCGTCGAGCTTGTTGACGCTCCTTTGTCAGGCGGCCCCAAGCGCGCCGGCGAGGGCGACCTGCTGATCGTGGTGGGCGCCTCACCCGGAGCCCAGGAAAAGGCCCGCCCCGTGCTGGAACTGCTGGCCTCCACCCTGACCATCGTGGGCGACAAGCCCGGCGACGGCCAGGCCCTCAAAACCGTCAACCAGCTCCTGTGCGGCATCCACATCGCCGCCGCCGCTGAGGCCATGGCCCTTGCCGACGCGCTCGGACTGGACCAGGCCAAGACCCTCGCAGCCCTCGAAGCCGGCGCGGCAGGTTCGTTCATGCTCTCCAACCGCGGCCCGCGCATCCTCGAGGCCTACACGGAGGAAGGCGCTGAAGTCCTCAGCCGCCTGGACATCTTCGTCAAGGACATGGGAATCGTAGGCAAGGCCACCCGTGCTGCCGGTCTCGCTGCCCCCGTTGCCGCCGCTGCCGAACAGCTTTACCTCCTGGGCCAGGCCCAGGGCCTCGCCGCCTCTGACGACTCCGCCGTCATCAAGGTTGTAGCGCCCACGAAGCGCACTGCGAGCTAG
- a CDS encoding four-carbon acid sugar kinase family protein: MTLEADILAAFPAEVRIPARLVADAVAASSAETPRMLVVLDDDPTGTQSVADLPVLTRWEVEDFIWAFGQAKPAVYVLTNTRSLDPAEAAARNEEVVRNALAAAGSSDALRLGFVSRSDSTLRGHYPLEPDVIAATVADVSGEATDGVVLVPAFPDAGRVTIGGVHYMRGTGDDAGKLTPVAETEFAKDASFGFASSDMTKYVEEKSRGRFAAESVIVLDLNIIRASADPQITAKAIADAIEPATNSTPIVADIVTENDLRALSLGLEEAERRGKKLLYRVGPPFVRARIGQEIRTELTGAEAYAGNTPSEAGGLIVVGSHVGVTTRQLKALTEQHSAARIVEIDVEKLLGDNADAYLDQMVGTVVDALHGGDAIVHTSRLLIKTEDPVESLRIARTVSAAVVAVVNRTLKTFPPRFVIAKGGITSSDVAAHGLEIRHAIVRGPMLPGIVSLWEPVDGPAKGIPYIVFAGNVGDDDSLAQVTRKLSNTF, encoded by the coding sequence GTGACGCTTGAAGCAGACATCCTGGCCGCCTTCCCGGCCGAAGTCCGGATTCCCGCCCGCCTTGTTGCCGACGCCGTCGCCGCGTCCAGCGCGGAGACCCCCCGGATGCTCGTAGTGCTCGACGACGACCCCACGGGAACGCAGTCCGTTGCGGATCTGCCCGTGCTCACCCGCTGGGAAGTGGAGGACTTCATCTGGGCCTTTGGCCAGGCGAAGCCCGCCGTGTACGTGCTGACCAATACCCGCAGCCTGGACCCCGCAGAAGCCGCAGCCCGCAACGAGGAAGTGGTCCGCAACGCACTGGCCGCCGCCGGCTCCTCAGATGCCCTGCGGCTGGGGTTCGTGAGCCGCAGCGACTCCACCCTCCGTGGCCACTACCCGCTGGAGCCCGACGTCATTGCGGCCACTGTTGCTGACGTCAGCGGAGAAGCCACCGACGGCGTTGTGCTGGTGCCGGCATTCCCCGACGCCGGCCGCGTGACCATCGGCGGCGTGCACTACATGCGCGGCACCGGGGACGACGCCGGCAAGCTCACCCCCGTGGCCGAGACCGAATTCGCCAAGGACGCCAGCTTCGGCTTCGCCAGCTCGGACATGACCAAATACGTGGAAGAGAAGTCGCGGGGCCGCTTCGCCGCGGAATCCGTGATTGTCCTGGACCTGAACATCATCCGCGCCTCTGCCGATCCGCAGATCACCGCCAAGGCCATTGCCGACGCCATCGAGCCTGCCACCAACTCCACGCCGATCGTCGCTGACATCGTCACGGAGAACGATCTCCGTGCACTGTCCCTGGGCCTGGAAGAAGCCGAACGGCGCGGCAAGAAGCTCCTCTACCGCGTGGGACCGCCGTTTGTCCGCGCCCGGATCGGCCAGGAAATCCGCACCGAGCTCACTGGCGCCGAAGCCTACGCCGGCAACACCCCGTCCGAGGCCGGCGGCCTGATCGTGGTGGGCTCCCACGTGGGCGTCACCACCCGCCAGCTCAAGGCCCTCACCGAACAGCACAGCGCCGCGCGCATTGTGGAGATCGACGTCGAAAAGCTGCTGGGTGACAACGCGGATGCGTACCTCGACCAAATGGTGGGAACCGTAGTGGACGCGCTCCACGGCGGCGACGCCATCGTCCATACCAGCCGCCTGCTCATCAAGACCGAAGACCCGGTCGAAAGCCTGCGGATCGCACGTACGGTGTCCGCCGCCGTCGTCGCCGTGGTGAACCGCACCCTCAAGACCTTCCCGCCGCGGTTTGTCATCGCCAAGGGCGGCATCACGTCCTCCGACGTCGCCGCCCACGGTTTGGAAATTCGCCACGCCATTGTCCGCGGTCCCATGCTGCCGGGCATCGTCTCCCTCTGGGAACCGGTGGACGGCCCGGCTAAGGGCATTCCCTACATCGTGTTCGCCGGCAACGTAGGCGACGACGACTCCCTCGCCCAGGTCACCCGCAAGCTCAGCAACACCTTCTAA
- a CDS encoding FadR/GntR family transcriptional regulator, producing the protein MARKSLVGVVADELLDRIIAGEFPAGSSVPGELELSARHEVSRMTVREAMKTLEAQRILSVERGRGTFVNPLNRWASLEAVLRAASEGQNEAAASVQLIELRRMLETGACELAAARISDADIQALFGHVAAMRAAHEVNDVAAFVEADLAFHDLILLASENVFVAVLFAPLHRVLEKRRAETSAVPTIQEHAIGHHQNIAEALESRDPSRSREAMDLHMQQTLDDLKNLVLEAP; encoded by the coding sequence ATGGCACGGAAATCACTGGTGGGCGTTGTTGCAGACGAGCTCCTGGACCGGATCATTGCCGGGGAGTTTCCGGCAGGATCCAGCGTGCCCGGAGAGCTTGAACTCAGCGCCAGGCACGAGGTCAGCCGGATGACCGTGCGCGAGGCCATGAAAACCCTGGAAGCGCAGCGGATCCTTAGCGTGGAACGCGGCCGCGGCACGTTCGTAAACCCGCTGAACCGCTGGGCTTCGCTGGAAGCTGTCCTTAGGGCCGCGTCTGAGGGCCAGAACGAAGCCGCCGCCTCCGTTCAGCTCATTGAACTGCGCCGAATGCTGGAAACCGGGGCGTGCGAACTCGCGGCCGCCCGGATCAGTGACGCCGACATCCAGGCGCTGTTCGGCCATGTAGCGGCGATGCGGGCCGCCCATGAGGTCAATGACGTGGCCGCCTTTGTGGAGGCTGACCTGGCATTCCATGACCTGATCCTGCTCGCCTCGGAGAACGTTTTTGTGGCGGTCCTTTTCGCGCCGCTGCACCGGGTGCTCGAAAAGCGCCGGGCCGAGACATCGGCTGTGCCGACCATCCAGGAGCACGCCATCGGGCACCACCAGAACATCGCCGAGGCACTGGAATCGCGCGATCCGAGCCGTTCGCGGGAAGCCATGGACCTGCACATGCAGCAGACCCTGGATGACCTCAAGAACCTGGTCCTCGAAGCGCCCTGA
- a CDS encoding dodecin: MSNHTYSITEIVGTSEEGVDAAVRNGIAEAAKTLRNLDWFEVKEIRGHLEDGKVADWQVRIKLGFRHEG, encoded by the coding sequence TTGTCCAACCACACGTACAGCATTACTGAAATTGTCGGCACCTCCGAAGAGGGTGTGGACGCGGCCGTCCGGAACGGGATCGCCGAGGCCGCCAAGACCTTGCGCAACCTTGACTGGTTCGAGGTCAAGGAAATCCGCGGTCACCTCGAAGACGGCAAGGTTGCCGACTGGCAGGTACGGATCAAGCTCGGTTTCCGCCACGAAGGCTGA